A DNA window from Loxodonta africana isolate mLoxAfr1 chromosome 7, mLoxAfr1.hap2, whole genome shotgun sequence contains the following coding sequences:
- the LOC135227197 gene encoding olfactory receptor 5P76-like: MDSLVDGNHTAVTGFILLGLTEDPTLQVILFMIILCIYLVTISGNLSTIILIRISSHLHHPMYFFLSHLALTDIGFSSSVTPNMLVNFLVETNTISYTGCVIQLGSAAFFGPLESFLLAAMAYDRFVAICTPLLYSTKMSTQVCDQLFSVAYVGSFLNASSFTISFFSLFFCGPNRVNHFFCDFAPLVELSCSDVSIPAVAPSFSAGSIIVVTVFVIAISYVYILITILKMHSTEGRNKAFSTCTSHLTAVTLFYGTITFIYVMPKSSYSTDQNKVVSVFYMVVIPMLNPLIYSLRNNEIKAALKRQLHRKNIFLTKSLIW; encoded by the coding sequence ATGGATTCCCTGGTGGATGGGAACCACACTGCAGTGACAGGGTTCATTTTATTGGGCTTAACAGAAGATCCTACACTTCAGGTCATCCTCTTCATGATCATCCTATGCATCTATCTGGTGACCATATCTGGCAATCTCAGCACAATCATTCTGATCAGAATCTCTTCTCATCTCCATCatcctatgtattttttcctgagcCACTTGGCTTTGACTGACATAGGCTTTTCATCCTCTGTCACACCCAATATGCTTGTAAACTTCCTGGTGGAGACAAATACAATCTCCTACACTGGATGTGTGATCCAGCTTGGATCAGCTGCTTTCTTTGGACCACTTGAGTCCTTTCTTCTAGCtgccatggcctatgatcgctttGTAGcaatctgcaccccactgctttATTCAACTAAAATGTCCACGCAAGTCTGTGATCAGTTATTCTCTGTGGCTTATGTAGGTAGTTTTCTCAACGCTTCCTCCTTTaccatttccttcttttctttattcttctgtggaCCTAATCGAGTCAATcattttttctgtgattttgCTCCTTTAGTTGAACTTTCCTGTTCTGATGTCAGTATCCCTGCAGTGGCCCCCTCATTTTCTGCTGGCTCCATCATTGTGGTCACAGTGTTTGTCATAGCCATCTCCTATGTCTACATCCTCATCACCATTCTGAAGATGCACTCTACTGAGGGCCGCaacaaggccttctccacctgcaccTCCCACCTCACTGCAGTCACTCTGTTCTATGGGACCATTACATTCATTTATGTGATGCCCAAGTCCAGCTACTCTACTGACCAGAACAAGGTGGTATCTGTGTTCTACATGgtggtgatccccatgttgaaCCCCCTCATCTACAGTCTCAGAAATAATGAGATTAAGGCTGCTCTCAAGAGGCAGCTtcacagaaaaaatattttcttgacaAAATCTCTTATTTGGTAG